One genomic segment of Vagococcus intermedius includes these proteins:
- a CDS encoding UDP-N-acetylglucosamine 1-carboxyvinyltransferase, with protein MKKFVINGGNPLKGEVTINGAKNSAVALIPAAILANSPVTLDGVPDINDVHSLKEILEIMGVKVTFANNQMIIDPTDMVSVPMPSGKISSLRASYYFMGALLGKFGEGVVGLPGGCFLGPRPIDLHMKGFEALGADVKTEHGATYLNATEEGLTGARIYMDVVSIGATINVMLAAVTAKGRTIIENAAREPEIIDVATLLNNMGAKIRGAGTDELRIDGVEELHGCRHSIIPDRIEAGTYISMAAAVGEGVLVKNVIHEHIESLISKLEEMGVELEIGEDSVYVPKVGELKGTDVNTLPYPGFATDLQQPLTPLLLKATGKSVVVDSIYQKRVNHIPELARMGADARVEGNMIIIEGPNKLHGAEVVASDLRAGACLVTAGLMAEGTTEITNVEYILRGYDSIIEKLTDLGADIQMIEEA; from the coding sequence ATGAAAAAATTTGTGATTAATGGGGGAAATCCCTTAAAAGGTGAAGTAACAATTAACGGCGCTAAAAATAGTGCCGTTGCATTAATTCCAGCAGCGATTTTAGCAAATTCACCTGTAACACTAGATGGTGTACCAGATATTAATGATGTTCATTCATTAAAAGAAATATTAGAAATCATGGGTGTCAAAGTAACATTTGCTAACAATCAAATGATCATTGACCCAACTGACATGGTATCAGTACCAATGCCAAGTGGTAAAATTAGCAGCTTAAGAGCTTCGTATTATTTTATGGGAGCATTGTTAGGTAAATTTGGGGAAGGCGTTGTAGGACTTCCTGGGGGTTGTTTCCTAGGACCTCGTCCGATTGATTTGCATATGAAAGGGTTTGAAGCGTTAGGAGCAGATGTTAAAACTGAACATGGCGCTACTTATTTAAATGCGACTGAAGAAGGCTTAACAGGCGCACGTATCTATATGGATGTTGTGTCAATTGGTGCAACAATCAATGTGATGCTTGCAGCAGTGACTGCTAAAGGTCGTACAATTATTGAAAATGCGGCACGTGAACCTGAGATTATAGACGTAGCAACTTTATTAAACAATATGGGAGCTAAGATTCGTGGAGCAGGTACAGATGAATTAAGAATTGATGGTGTAGAAGAGTTACATGGTTGTCGTCATTCAATTATTCCAGACCGTATCGAAGCGGGAACGTATATTTCAATGGCCGCTGCTGTTGGTGAAGGTGTGTTGGTTAAAAATGTTATTCACGAACATATTGAAAGTTTAATTTCTAAATTGGAAGAAATGGGTGTTGAGTTAGAGATTGGTGAAGATTCTGTCTATGTTCCTAAAGTTGGGGAATTAAAAGGAACAGATGTCAATACGTTACCGTATCCTGGTTTTGCTACAGATTTACAACAACCACTAACACCACTTTTATTAAAAGCAACTGGTAAGAGTGTTGTAGTAGACAGTATCTATCAAAAACGTGTGAATCATATTCCTGAGTTAGCACGTATGGGAGCAGATGCTAGAGTCGAAGGTAACATGATTATTATTGAAGGACCAAATAAGTTACATGGTGCCGAAGTTGTAGCTAGTGACTTGCGAGCAGGTGCTTGTCTAGTTACTGCTGGTTTAATGGCAGAGGGCACAACTGAAATTACGAATGTTGAATATATTCTACGTGGTTATGATTCAATCATTGAAAAATTAACCGACTTAGGTGCAGATATTCAAATGATTGAAGAAGCCTAA
- the rho gene encoding transcription termination factor Rho codes for MKDYLTMGELENRTLKEIYAYAKDFKIPYYSQMNKKELSLAVIRAQAEKQGFFMMEGVLDIVSQDGYGFLRPINYSSSQEDIYISSSQIRRFGLRNGDKVAGKSRPPKESERYYGLMHVESVNGKNPEEAKQRPHFPALTALYPDRHLQLETTKGRLSTRMIDMFAPIGFGQRGLIVAPPKAGKTSILKEIANGITENHPDVELIVLLIDERPEEVTDIERCVKADVVSSTFDMQPQNHTRIAELVLERAMRLVEDKRDVVILMDSITRLARAYNLVIPPSGRTLSGGIDPAAFYKPKKFFGAARNIEEGGSLTILATALVDTGSRMDDVIYEEFKGTGNMELHLSRDLSERRIFPAIDVKRSGTRKEELLMTEEKLENIWKIRRNMMGDSLEYTDQLLKVMQKTANNEKLFEVFKDVSFSSKSFSKKTKR; via the coding sequence ATGAAAGATTATTTAACAATGGGTGAGCTAGAAAATCGTACCCTAAAAGAAATATATGCCTATGCTAAGGATTTTAAAATTCCTTATTATAGCCAGATGAACAAAAAAGAACTTTCATTAGCTGTCATTAGAGCCCAAGCTGAAAAGCAAGGGTTCTTTATGATGGAAGGAGTTCTTGATATCGTTTCACAAGATGGTTATGGTTTTTTGCGTCCGATTAATTATTCATCTAGTCAAGAAGATATTTATATCTCTTCTTCTCAAATTCGTCGTTTTGGTTTACGAAATGGTGATAAAGTGGCGGGAAAATCAAGACCACCTAAAGAATCTGAGCGTTATTATGGATTAATGCATGTGGAAAGCGTCAATGGTAAAAACCCAGAAGAGGCAAAACAACGCCCTCATTTCCCGGCTTTAACTGCGCTTTACCCAGATAGGCACTTACAGCTTGAGACAACTAAGGGGCGTTTGAGTACCCGTATGATTGATATGTTTGCGCCAATTGGTTTTGGGCAACGGGGGTTAATTGTGGCACCGCCTAAAGCAGGGAAAACATCAATCTTAAAAGAAATCGCTAATGGCATTACAGAAAATCATCCTGATGTTGAATTGATTGTTCTTTTAATTGATGAACGACCGGAAGAAGTGACTGATATCGAGCGTTGTGTTAAGGCGGATGTTGTATCATCCACGTTTGATATGCAACCGCAAAACCATACGCGCATTGCTGAACTCGTCCTGGAGCGTGCTATGCGTCTAGTTGAGGATAAACGTGATGTTGTGATTTTGATGGATAGTATAACTCGTCTAGCTAGAGCGTATAATCTAGTTATTCCGCCAAGTGGTCGGACGCTTAGTGGTGGGATTGATCCAGCGGCTTTTTATAAACCTAAAAAATTTTTTGGTGCAGCGCGTAACATTGAAGAGGGTGGTAGTCTCACTATCTTAGCAACTGCCTTAGTTGATACGGGGAGTCGGATGGATGATGTCATCTATGAAGAGTTTAAAGGTACCGGTAATATGGAATTACATCTTTCCCGTGACTTATCAGAGCGTCGTATCTTCCCAGCTATTGATGTCAAACGATCAGGAACACGTAAAGAAGAGTTATTAATGACAGAAGAGAAATTAGAAAATATTTGGAAAATTAGACGTAATATGATGGGAGACTCTTTAGAGTATACGGATCAATTATTGAAAGTAATGCAAAAAACAGCTAATAATGAAAAATTATTTGAGGTTTTTAAAGATGTTTCTTTTTCAAGTAAGTCTTTTAGTAAAAAGACTAAAAGGTGA